A genome region from Sulfurovum sp. TSL6 includes the following:
- a CDS encoding inactive transglutaminase family protein, translated as MSRRFQVLLIALSLAFTGFFIVWYKVGVLGIPFLPHEKRSVYKIGAEISFEGKNKPVLVSMALPEPQEGIQILSEDVASSGFGYAEAQTETGKRAEWSKRNVSGPQILYYSIEVFMEPGDYKPKLPLVSYEQKTETLSDLPDTLRDTAKILLDDVRSRSADTHSFAAQLIHDFNAKEPSQAVKILLAQGGESKFEIISRLLRYRKILVRKIHGLYLESERRNIALTPMLEVYDGKKWQLYDLKKGKVTRDKNFFIWQHGGDSVIEVTGATKSHIRFSLNERQVPVEYLLDKQELLKKAAVLDFSLFSLPVSEQNAYRHILLVPFGALVVVLLRILGGLRTSGTFMPVLIALAFMETTLSAGLIMFILIVGTGLVIRSYLSSLNLLLVARISAVMIVVIMIMSFMSILSFKLGIKEVLTVTFFPMIILAWTIERMSILWEEEGAKEVFIQGGGSLIVAIFAYFAMTDPFVSHIAFNFPELLLVVLALIIMLGRYSGYRISELIRFRSMVD; from the coding sequence ATGTCTAGAAGATTTCAAGTATTACTTATTGCCCTGAGTTTGGCTTTTACAGGATTTTTTATTGTTTGGTATAAAGTCGGAGTACTAGGTATACCCTTCTTACCGCATGAAAAACGTTCAGTCTATAAAATTGGAGCAGAGATCTCTTTTGAAGGTAAGAATAAACCTGTTCTGGTATCCATGGCTTTACCAGAGCCTCAAGAAGGAATTCAAATACTTTCTGAAGATGTTGCATCATCAGGTTTTGGTTATGCTGAAGCACAAACAGAAACAGGTAAAAGAGCAGAATGGAGTAAGCGAAATGTTTCAGGGCCTCAAATACTTTACTATTCCATTGAAGTCTTTATGGAACCAGGAGATTATAAACCCAAATTACCTCTTGTGTCTTATGAACAGAAGACTGAAACACTGAGTGATCTTCCTGATACATTAAGAGATACAGCAAAAATTCTTCTGGATGATGTACGGTCCAGATCAGCAGATACACACTCATTTGCAGCACAATTGATTCATGATTTCAATGCAAAAGAACCTTCCCAGGCAGTAAAAATACTGCTTGCACAAGGCGGAGAATCCAAATTTGAAATAATCTCCCGCCTTTTACGATATAGAAAAATATTGGTACGAAAAATCCATGGACTCTATTTGGAGAGTGAACGACGCAATATTGCATTGACGCCTATGCTTGAAGTATATGATGGAAAGAAATGGCAACTTTATGATTTAAAAAAAGGAAAAGTTACAAGGGATAAAAACTTTTTTATCTGGCAACATGGCGGTGATTCAGTGATTGAAGTCACTGGGGCAACAAAATCCCATATACGCTTTTCACTCAATGAACGCCAAGTCCCGGTTGAATACCTTCTTGATAAACAAGAACTTCTAAAAAAAGCTGCGGTACTGGACTTTTCACTCTTCTCATTGCCTGTTTCAGAACAAAATGCATACAGGCATATACTATTGGTGCCTTTTGGCGCATTGGTGGTGGTATTACTAAGGATACTAGGAGGATTGAGAACATCAGGAACTTTCATGCCGGTTTTGATAGCTTTGGCTTTTATGGAAACAACATTATCTGCCGGACTGATCATGTTTATTTTGATCGTAGGAACTGGATTGGTTATTCGTTCTTATTTAAGCAGTCTAAACCTGTTACTGGTGGCAAGGATCTCAGCTGTGATGATCGTGGTTATTATGATCATGTCATTCATGAGTATTTTAAGTTTTAAACTAGGGATCAAAGAAGTACTCACGGTGACATTTTTCCCTATGATCATCTTGGCCTGGACGATAGAAAGAATGTCTATACTCTGGGAAGAGGAAGGTGCTAAAGAGGTTTTTATTCAAGGTGGTGGCTCTTTGATAGTAGCAATATTCGCTTATTTTGCAATGACCGATCCTTTTGTTTCGCATATTGCTTTTAATTTTCCAGAGTTACTTCTGGTAGTACTAGCATTGATCATTATGTTGGGACGCTATAGTGGTTACCGTATAAGCGAACTCATCCGCTTTAGATCCATGGTGGACTGA
- a CDS encoding alpha-L-glutamate ligase-like protein — protein MFANPFKLKKLGILGMNKRNIHYIGAQNDRKYYPLVDNKLKTKVVAQNAGISVPKLLVTIERQSQLRNLKDMLTGLDKFALKPAQGSGGKGILVIIKREGDEFIKANGQRLELRDIQRDISNILSGLYSLGGKPDVAMIETLVEFDPIFERYSYEGVPDIRVIVYKGYPAMAMLRCSTKESDGKANLHQGAVGVGIDMESGKSLFSVQHGMPVTHHPDTKYDFSELEIPHWEKILTLAASCYEVTHLGYLGVDIVLDKNLGPLILELNARPGLAIQIANRTGAVKRYDVIDNQPANLDVTQRVKFSMSHFGTS, from the coding sequence ATGTTTGCTAATCCTTTTAAGCTTAAAAAGCTGGGCATATTGGGGATGAATAAACGCAACATCCATTATATAGGAGCACAAAATGATCGTAAGTACTACCCCTTAGTAGACAACAAGCTCAAGACCAAGGTGGTTGCCCAAAATGCAGGTATATCTGTGCCTAAATTACTTGTAACTATCGAACGCCAGTCACAACTGCGTAACTTAAAAGATATGTTAACCGGTCTTGATAAATTTGCACTCAAACCTGCGCAAGGAAGTGGGGGAAAAGGTATTTTGGTGATCATAAAACGTGAAGGTGACGAATTTATTAAAGCAAATGGGCAGAGACTTGAACTTAGAGATATTCAGCGTGATATCTCAAATATTCTTAGCGGTCTCTATTCACTTGGAGGAAAACCTGATGTTGCTATGATAGAAACATTGGTAGAATTTGACCCTATTTTTGAACGTTACAGTTACGAAGGTGTTCCCGATATCAGAGTCATAGTCTATAAAGGTTACCCAGCTATGGCTATGTTACGCTGTTCAACCAAAGAAAGTGATGGCAAAGCTAATCTACATCAAGGTGCAGTGGGTGTTGGTATTGATATGGAATCAGGAAAGTCACTTTTTTCTGTACAGCATGGTATGCCCGTAACACATCATCCCGATACAAAGTATGATTTTTCAGAGCTTGAAATACCGCATTGGGAGAAGATACTCACCCTGGCAGCATCATGCTATGAAGTCACCCATTTGGGATATTTGGGTGTGGATATCGTACTAGACAAAAACTTAGGACCTTTGATCCTGGAGCTCAATGCCCGTCCCGGACTGGCAATACAAATTGCCAATAGAACAGGTGCAGTAAAACGCTATGATGTGATTGATAATCAACCAGCAAATTTAGATGTGACGCAGAGAGTAAAATTCTCTATGAGCCATTTTGGTACGTCATGA
- a CDS encoding VF530 family DNA-binding protein, producing MSDEHKNNPLHGIKLKQILEELQEEYGWELLGQFVNIRCFNYDPSTNSCLKFLRKTPWARDKVEALYLLMLKKKEKE from the coding sequence ATGAGTGATGAACATAAAAACAATCCTTTGCACGGCATTAAACTCAAACAGATACTCGAAGAGTTGCAAGAAGAGTACGGTTGGGAACTGTTGGGACAGTTTGTAAACATACGATGTTTTAATTATGATCCCAGTACCAATTCATGTTTAAAATTCTTAAGAAAAACACCTTGGGCAAGAGATAAAGTTGAAGCGTTGTATCTGCTTATGCTAAAGAAGAAAGAAAAAGAGTGA
- a CDS encoding acyl-CoA desaturase: protein MSKLPQYPYNFDELKEQVRNAGLLERVPVRGSIEMLAILVSMTAALATAVFWHPILLGLFLTLLFTRAVFVSHDILHTQYFKNKSLSKKLSYPFSALILSNSSSWWDYKHNVNHHTYCNIVEKDADIRALDGAFTPNKGNKPFIKKYKHLIFWGAMFFMFPAFIAQSYKFVITRKLWGEFALMLLHWPLIWGTLLYQIGALDTFIVALTLNFVLSPWLAFGFITNHLGCETLNEEEAKNVSWMELQMRGSRSLKGGFLIHWFYGGLNTQIEHHLFPKAPRFNLLKVQKMTKEFARKYDIPYFETTPVMAYIQINNALKAY, encoded by the coding sequence GTGTCTAAACTCCCCCAATATCCTTATAATTTCGATGAACTCAAAGAACAAGTACGTAATGCCGGTCTGCTTGAGCGTGTACCTGTTCGCGGTAGCATAGAAATGCTCGCTATTCTTGTCTCTATGACAGCTGCACTTGCAACTGCAGTATTTTGGCATCCCATACTTTTAGGACTCTTTCTCACTTTGCTTTTCACGCGTGCCGTATTTGTTTCTCATGATATCTTGCACACGCAGTATTTCAAAAATAAATCCCTTTCCAAAAAGCTCAGCTATCCTTTTTCAGCACTCATACTAAGCAACTCCTCTTCATGGTGGGACTATAAACACAATGTCAACCATCATACATACTGTAACATCGTAGAAAAAGATGCAGATATCCGTGCGCTTGATGGTGCATTTACACCAAACAAAGGGAACAAACCTTTTATCAAAAAATATAAACATCTCATCTTTTGGGGCGCGATGTTTTTTATGTTTCCTGCATTTATTGCGCAATCATACAAATTTGTGATCACCCGAAAACTCTGGGGTGAGTTTGCCCTTATGCTGCTTCACTGGCCGCTCATTTGGGGAACATTACTCTACCAGATAGGTGCACTTGATACATTTATAGTAGCACTTACACTCAATTTTGTGCTCTCTCCATGGCTTGCTTTTGGTTTCATTACCAACCACTTGGGCTGTGAGACATTGAATGAAGAGGAAGCCAAAAATGTTTCTTGGATGGAACTGCAGATGAGGGGAAGCCGTTCTTTAAAAGGCGGTTTTTTAATACACTGGTTCTATGGCGGACTCAATACACAGATAGAGCACCATCTCTTTCCCAAAGCACCACGGTTTAATCTCCTTAAAGTACAGAAGATGACAAAAGAGTTCGCACGAAAATACGATATACCCTATTTTGAAACGACACCTGTGATGGCCTATATACAGATCAATAATGCGTTAAAAGCGTATTGA
- a CDS encoding 4-(cytidine 5'-diphospho)-2-C-methyl-D-erythritol kinase, with translation MGGFEGGDEGGYWDIDTLPAGMNNGNDNTSTTHRRPSTIEKTDSGYSIRAHAKVNIFLKITGHENGYHTLLSRFMCVEDLYDTIVFEPCECDTFTIEGCENVPLESNTIFKAYKALNDYTGDLDILNFFYKHKVVVTKRIPSQAGLGGGSSDAAAFMRLVKEVCNLLISTEELAKLGSTIGADLPFFIYNYASANVSGFGEIVEPFEEEPLSLELYTPEIGCDTALVYKTFKEHLLDDITLSSFIGWDKLDSKTLLESIADPIILNDLYKAALIAYPELKKEAKEGWFFSGSGSTFFRLA, from the coding sequence ATGGGTGGTTTTGAAGGTGGTGATGAAGGTGGATACTGGGATATCGATACTCTTCCCGCAGGGATGAATAACGGAAATGACAATACCTCTACTACACATAGAAGACCATCAACTATAGAAAAAACGGATTCAGGATACAGTATCAGAGCCCATGCCAAAGTCAATATTTTTTTAAAAATTACTGGACATGAAAATGGCTATCATACCCTGCTCTCGCGTTTTATGTGTGTGGAAGACCTCTATGACACTATTGTCTTTGAACCCTGTGAATGTGATACGTTTACCATAGAAGGGTGTGAGAATGTACCTCTTGAATCAAACACCATTTTCAAAGCCTACAAAGCACTTAACGACTATACCGGTGACTTAGATATACTCAACTTCTTTTATAAACATAAAGTCGTCGTCACCAAACGTATTCCAAGTCAGGCAGGTTTAGGCGGAGGAAGTTCTGATGCCGCAGCCTTCATGCGTTTGGTCAAAGAGGTATGCAACCTTCTCATCAGTACTGAAGAACTTGCCAAACTCGGAAGTACCATAGGTGCGGACCTCCCTTTTTTCATCTACAATTACGCCTCGGCAAACGTCAGCGGCTTTGGGGAGATCGTTGAACCTTTTGAGGAGGAACCTCTATCTTTAGAACTTTATACCCCAGAGATAGGGTGTGACACTGCTCTGGTCTACAAAACATTTAAAGAACATCTTCTGGATGATATTACCCTCAGTTCTTTCATAGGATGGGACAAACTTGATTCAAAAACTTTACTCGAAAGTATTGCAGATCCAATCATCCTGAATGATCTTTATAAGGCTGCACTCATCGCGTATCCTGAGTTAAAAAAAGAGGCTAAAGAAGGATGGTTCTTTTCAGGTAGTGGAAGTACATTTTTTCGTCTGGCTTAA
- the truB gene encoding tRNA pseudouridine(55) synthase TruB has protein sequence MNRLFVVNKPIFRSSNGYMGYVKHKYGTKKVGFSGTLDPFATGCLIVATGQYTKLFQYLNKTPKSYKATLWLGANSPSLDIEKIDSIKEVPHFTEKQVEEVLLSLKGELTYYPPKFCAKKINGKRAYELAREGQEVALKTITSTIYDIKLINYNHPFVHFEATVSEGTYIRSLGALVADKLGVDGTLSSLHRIHEGQFYFDDEKALNPFTHLAIPSNVYTGEEAYMELGKKLSVEYFETKDDGVYLIETSNFFSIIEIMGEEVKYRFNRIPKFEAC, from the coding sequence ATGAACCGTCTTTTTGTAGTCAATAAACCTATCTTCCGTTCTTCCAATGGATATATGGGGTATGTCAAACATAAATACGGGACGAAGAAAGTGGGCTTTTCTGGTACGCTTGACCCCTTTGCGACAGGATGCCTCATTGTGGCTACAGGACAATACACCAAACTCTTCCAATACCTCAATAAAACGCCTAAAAGCTATAAAGCTACACTATGGCTAGGGGCAAACTCTCCAAGTCTTGATATAGAGAAGATAGATAGCATTAAAGAGGTACCTCACTTTACAGAAAAGCAGGTAGAAGAAGTATTGCTCTCCCTCAAAGGTGAACTTACCTATTATCCGCCAAAATTTTGTGCCAAAAAGATCAATGGTAAACGTGCGTATGAACTTGCACGTGAGGGTCAAGAAGTCGCATTGAAGACCATCACATCCACGATTTACGACATCAAACTGATCAACTATAACCATCCTTTTGTACACTTCGAGGCTACAGTGAGTGAAGGTACCTATATACGCAGTCTTGGTGCCCTTGTTGCAGATAAACTTGGGGTAGACGGTACACTCTCAAGCCTGCATCGTATCCATGAAGGACAATTCTACTTTGATGATGAAAAAGCACTGAACCCCTTTACGCATTTAGCGATTCCTTCCAATGTCTATACGGGTGAAGAAGCGTATATGGAACTGGGTAAAAAACTCTCTGTAGAGTATTTTGAAACAAAAGACGATGGAGTCTATCTCATCGAGACTTCAAACTTTTTTTCTATTATCGAAATCATGGGTGAAGAGGTCAAATACAGATTTAACCGTATCCCAAAATTTGAAGCATGCTGA
- a CDS encoding ATP-dependent helicase — translation METILNALNPSQREAVEHIDGAMLILAGAGSGKTKTLTTRLAYLVGEVGIDPANTLTLTFTNKAAAEMRERALKLMPEKVSYPPLLCTFHKFGLLFLKFHIEKLGRSNAFVIIDSDDKKRLLRSIAKELKVDLNISFIASEISKYKNSLLSPELVLEKAELPDYKKIANIYVKYQANIEENNLVDFDDLLMLTHKILSENDELRKETSQRYQYIMVDEYQDTNELQFQLLELLSSEHNNLCVVGDDDQSIYGWRGANIRNILEFSNNFETCKTVKLETNYRSTEPILKAANTLIEHNSTRLGKKLTSHKGSGPEVKLLHSLDESMEAKAIAHEIQKLLDEGADPDEIAVLYRINALSRSLEEGFTKAGLGFKLIGGMRFYERAEIKDLISYLRVLSNPHDDFSLIRIINKPKRGIGKASIEKLQKAAFDHKMSIYEYIDKSVQGELPSVISKKVATALGKLVEDITFLQEALENELDNFITLFEERIKLKDHYAGMVDGFDRILNIDEFYGYFRDAVIKNPDLTLDEFLNDISLQSDQDQVEEDTITIMSIHAAKGLEFEHLFVIGLEEEFFPLLGEGSNMEEERRLGYVAITRAKSDLTLCYVDSRFYKGRRKMIDKSRFLGEAGLIQDTSLKITKSSAFKKGDLVKHKIFGIGRVQAANKSGKEYKLLINFGGNKKEILSSFVQSI, via the coding sequence ATGGAAACAATTTTAAATGCATTAAACCCATCACAGCGTGAGGCCGTTGAACATATCGACGGTGCGATGCTTATCCTTGCAGGAGCAGGCAGTGGAAAGACAAAAACACTGACGACCAGACTTGCTTACCTTGTGGGTGAAGTAGGGATTGACCCGGCAAACACTTTAACACTTACTTTTACCAATAAAGCTGCTGCGGAAATGCGTGAGCGTGCCCTTAAACTGATGCCCGAAAAAGTCTCTTATCCTCCACTTTTATGTACCTTTCACAAATTTGGCTTGCTCTTTTTAAAATTTCATATTGAAAAACTGGGTAGAAGCAATGCCTTTGTGATCATAGACAGTGATGATAAAAAACGTCTTTTACGTTCCATAGCCAAAGAGTTAAAAGTCGACCTCAACATCTCATTTATCGCTTCTGAGATCTCAAAATATAAAAACTCACTTCTCTCCCCTGAGCTTGTGTTGGAAAAAGCTGAACTTCCTGACTACAAAAAAATCGCCAATATTTATGTCAAATATCAAGCGAACATCGAAGAGAACAACCTTGTAGATTTTGATGACCTTCTCATGCTCACCCACAAGATACTCAGTGAGAATGATGAACTCAGAAAAGAGACAAGCCAGCGATACCAGTACATCATGGTAGATGAGTACCAAGATACCAATGAACTGCAGTTCCAGCTCCTTGAACTGCTCTCCTCTGAACATAACAATCTCTGTGTGGTAGGTGATGATGATCAGAGTATTTACGGATGGAGAGGTGCAAACATTCGTAATATCTTAGAATTTTCAAATAACTTTGAGACGTGCAAAACCGTAAAACTTGAAACAAATTACCGTTCTACGGAACCCATACTCAAAGCTGCCAATACGCTTATAGAACACAACTCCACACGTTTGGGTAAAAAACTCACTTCGCATAAAGGGTCCGGTCCAGAGGTCAAGCTTCTCCATTCACTCGACGAATCAATGGAAGCCAAGGCCATTGCACATGAGATCCAAAAACTGCTTGATGAAGGTGCAGACCCAGACGAGATAGCCGTACTTTACCGTATCAATGCGTTGTCACGTTCACTTGAAGAGGGTTTTACAAAAGCTGGTTTAGGCTTCAAACTGATTGGAGGTATGCGCTTTTATGAACGTGCAGAGATCAAAGACCTCATCTCTTACTTAAGAGTGCTTTCCAATCCACATGATGACTTCTCTCTTATACGTATTATCAACAAACCTAAAAGAGGTATCGGTAAAGCTTCTATAGAGAAGCTTCAAAAAGCTGCATTTGATCATAAAATGTCAATATATGAATATATAGATAAATCGGTTCAAGGTGAACTTCCTTCTGTCATCAGTAAAAAAGTAGCCACTGCTTTAGGTAAACTTGTCGAAGACATCACGTTTTTACAAGAAGCCTTGGAAAATGAACTGGATAACTTCATTACACTCTTTGAAGAGCGTATCAAGCTCAAAGATCATTATGCCGGTATGGTTGACGGTTTTGACCGTATCTTGAATATTGATGAGTTTTACGGGTACTTCAGGGATGCTGTGATCAAAAACCCTGACCTTACACTGGATGAGTTCCTCAATGACATTTCACTGCAGAGTGACCAGGACCAGGTTGAAGAAGATACCATTACCATCATGAGTATCCATGCGGCCAAGGGACTGGAATTTGAACACCTTTTTGTCATAGGATTGGAAGAAGAGTTCTTCCCTCTTCTGGGTGAAGGTTCCAACATGGAAGAAGAACGTCGTCTGGGCTATGTCGCGATCACAAGAGCAAAATCAGATCTGACTTTGTGTTATGTCGACAGTCGTTTTTACAAAGGCCGACGTAAAATGATTGACAAGAGCCGTTTCCTGGGTGAAGCAGGACTCATTCAAGATACAAGCCTCAAGATCACTAAAAGTTCCGCTTTCAAAAAAGGGGACCTCGTTAAACATAAGATCTTTGGGATCGGACGTGTACAGGCTGCCAATAAATCCGGTAAAGAGTATAAACTGCTTATCAACTTTGGCGGGAACAAGAAAGAGATACTCAGTTCATTTGTGCAATCCATATAA
- a CDS encoding LysR family transcriptional regulator, whose amino-acid sequence MLKDFVKLETFLTVARERSFSKASAKLGISQPAVTQQIKFIEKYLGCKVIERKKNGIKLTNEGEELYKIATRLEKEILSSEQDILKIINKEITFKLGASYTIGAYIIPGQCLNTIAEAINNSVNLDIDRSDTIIEKLKDRKLDVGLIESPLFDNDLIYREWLEDELVVVSNVPINKTLKTEELYDFDWICRDEGSHTRRVVSEVFDELGVSCKSFNVLSEVNNSATVLQTIKKSEKNPEKPVVSIISKYAIMDEVANGELFEARLRGYTMNRKFFIVYSKENKHNAYVDNVVNYILAGRC is encoded by the coding sequence ATGTTAAAAGATTTTGTAAAATTAGAAACATTTTTAACTGTAGCGCGTGAGAGAAGTTTTTCTAAAGCTTCTGCAAAGTTAGGAATTTCACAACCGGCTGTTACACAGCAGATCAAGTTTATTGAAAAATATCTTGGGTGTAAGGTGATCGAACGTAAAAAGAATGGTATTAAACTCACGAATGAAGGTGAAGAGCTTTATAAGATAGCCACAAGACTTGAAAAAGAGATACTCTCTTCAGAACAGGATATACTTAAGATCATCAATAAAGAGATCACATTTAAATTAGGTGCTTCTTATACTATAGGGGCATATATTATTCCTGGTCAATGTCTTAATACGATCGCTGAAGCGATCAACAACAGTGTAAATTTGGATATTGATCGAAGTGATACCATTATAGAAAAACTGAAAGACAGAAAGTTAGATGTGGGTCTGATCGAATCACCTCTTTTTGATAATGATCTTATTTACAGAGAGTGGTTGGAAGATGAACTTGTCGTAGTGAGTAATGTGCCTATAAATAAAACACTCAAAACAGAAGAGCTTTATGACTTTGATTGGATCTGTCGTGATGAGGGTTCACATACAAGACGTGTTGTTTCTGAAGTATTTGATGAATTGGGTGTTTCATGTAAAAGTTTTAATGTACTAAGCGAAGTAAATAACAGTGCTACTGTACTTCAAACGATCAAGAAAAGTGAAAAAAATCCAGAAAAACCGGTCGTATCTATCATTTCGAAATATGCTATTATGGACGAAGTGGCTAATGGAGAGCTTTTTGAAGCAAGACTTAGAGGTTACACGATGAATCGTAAATTCTTTATTGTCTATTCTAAAGAAAATAAACATAATGCGTATGTCGACAATGTCGTTAATTACATCTTAGCAGGTCGCTGCTAA
- a CDS encoding aminotransferase class IV, producing the protein MSQERSAAPLLLETIKIEDGTVHNIGYHQHRCNKSRQILFDCHDTLDLSSFIDAPKKGLYRCRILYGKVLHSIEYIPYTPKEIQKVKIVSSDIEYSLKYANRDALNALLESNKDVDEVIIEKKGYLTDTTISNIAFFDGEQWVTPVNPLLEGTMRAKLIDEGFLKTKEIKKEDLRDYSQVALMNAMIGFKILNIEPYQIP; encoded by the coding sequence ATGTCACAAGAACGCTCAGCAGCACCTCTTTTACTTGAAACGATCAAGATAGAAGATGGAACAGTACATAACATTGGCTACCATCAGCATCGGTGTAACAAGAGCCGTCAAATACTCTTTGACTGTCATGATACACTCGATCTCTCTTCCTTTATAGATGCCCCCAAAAAGGGCTTATATCGTTGTCGTATCCTTTACGGAAAAGTCTTACACTCTATAGAGTATATACCCTACACACCAAAAGAGATTCAAAAGGTAAAAATCGTCTCCTCAGACATTGAATACAGTTTAAAATATGCTAATAGAGATGCATTAAATGCTTTGCTTGAATCCAACAAAGATGTCGATGAGGTCATCATAGAAAAAAAAGGCTATCTGACCGACACCACCATATCCAATATTGCTTTTTTTGATGGGGAACAGTGGGTTACCCCCGTAAACCCTCTGCTTGAAGGCACGATGAGAGCCAAATTGATCGATGAGGGATTTCTCAAAACAAAAGAGATCAAGAAAGAAGACCTCCGAGACTACTCACAAGTAGCTTTAATGAATGCTATGATAGGATTTAAAATTCTAAATATCGAACCATACCAAATACCATAA
- the cysK gene encoding cysteine synthase A: MIANNIEELIGNTPLVKINTLSEETGTTILGKCEFMNPTSSVKDRIAFNMINEALKSGDIDQNTTIIEPTSGNTGIGLAAICASKGLKLILTMPESMSIERRKILMHLGAELVLTPASEGMGGAISKASALEKELDNAKVLQQFNNPNNPDIHRKTTAFEILDDTAENLDIFIAAVGTGGTLTGAGEILKTKIPSLQVIAVEPSDSPVLEGGQAGPHKIQGIGAGFVPEILNTEIYDDIVAVSNEAAFSMAQKIAREEGLLVGISAGANLHAAHVIASRPENKGKTIVTILCDTAERYLSTELFDT; the protein is encoded by the coding sequence ATGATTGCAAACAATATTGAAGAACTGATAGGGAATACGCCTTTAGTCAAGATCAATACACTTTCAGAAGAGACAGGTACAACTATCTTAGGTAAATGTGAATTTATGAATCCTACCTCTTCGGTAAAAGACAGAATCGCATTTAACATGATCAATGAAGCACTAAAGTCAGGTGACATTGATCAGAACACTACCATCATTGAGCCGACAAGCGGAAACACAGGCATCGGTCTTGCAGCCATTTGTGCATCAAAAGGCCTTAAACTTATTTTGACCATGCCTGAGTCTATGAGTATAGAACGTCGTAAAATTCTTATGCACTTAGGTGCAGAGCTTGTTCTTACCCCAGCTTCAGAAGGTATGGGTGGGGCTATCTCTAAAGCATCTGCATTGGAAAAAGAATTAGACAATGCAAAAGTACTTCAACAATTTAACAATCCAAACAATCCAGATATTCACCGAAAAACAACTGCATTTGAAATCCTGGATGACACAGCAGAAAACCTAGATATCTTTATAGCTGCTGTAGGTACAGGGGGGACACTGACCGGTGCTGGAGAGATACTCAAAACAAAGATACCTTCACTTCAGGTCATCGCCGTTGAACCTTCAGATTCTCCTGTACTGGAAGGGGGACAGGCGGGACCGCATAAAATTCAAGGTATCGGTGCAGGGTTTGTCCCTGAGATACTCAATACAGAAATTTATGATGACATCGTTGCAGTGAGCAATGAAGCCGCTTTTTCCATGGCACAAAAAATTGCCAGAGAAGAAGGCTTACTTGTGGGTATTTCAGCAGGAGCAAACCTGCATGCAGCCCATGTCATAGCAAGCAGACCGGAAAATAAAGGTAAAACCATCGTCACGATACTCTGTGATACGGCTGAACGTTATCTCTCTACGGAACTCTTTGACACTTAA